Proteins encoded in a region of the Lathamus discolor isolate bLatDis1 chromosome Z, bLatDis1.hap1, whole genome shotgun sequence genome:
- the LOC136005195 gene encoding relaxin-3-like, which yields MRAKLQLLCAVAALLCAAAPGPRRARGAAPAVPPAGEGDGYGMKLCGREFIRAVIFTCGGSRWKRLSALAVEPTPAADSARTASNKLLGSLKLQSVSGPEVEQPQRSSQSLGWEMINDLYNLNDNNEYVPVADDFKELVRKVEEAVKKERGGTGIASRMGSNNYLWAKYPRRKRDSLGLAGICCKWGCTKAEISAICRV from the exons ATGCGGgccaagctgcagctgctctgcgCCGTGGCGGCGCTGCTCTGCGCCGCGGCACCGGGTCCGCGCCGCGCCCGGGGAGCGGCGCCCGCCGTGCCCCCCGCGGGCGAGGGCGATGGGTACGGGATGAAGCTGTGCGGGAGGGAGTTCATCCGCGCCGTCATCTTCACCTGCGGCGGGTCCCGCTGGAAGCGCCTCTCCGCGCTGGCCGTGGAGCCGACGCCCGCGGCCG ATTCTGCGAGAACAGCAAGTAACAAACTACTGGGAAGCTTGAAGCTGCAATCAGTTTCGGGTCCTGAAGTGGAGCAGCCGCAGAGAAGCAGCCAGTCTCTTGGATGGGAAATGATTAATGACTTGTATAATTTGAATGACAATAATGAGTATGTACCTGTGGCAGATGACTTTAAAGAACTTGTTCGAAAGGTAGAGGAGGCTGTTAAGAAGGAGAGGGGGGGAACAGGAATTGCAAGCCGCATGGGGTCAAACAATTACCTTTGGGCCAAGTATCCCAGAAGAAAACGTGACTCCCTGGGCTTGGCAGGAATTTGTTGCAAATGGGGCTGTACAAAAGCTGAAATTAGTGCCATATGCAGAGTTTAA